A single window of Falco peregrinus isolate bFalPer1 chromosome 11, bFalPer1.pri, whole genome shotgun sequence DNA harbors:
- the CCDC167 gene encoding coiled-coil domain-containing protein 167 isoform X2 has protein sequence MGRRREGLSVAREVRGAAAARGTAGPGLAGPRRGGCHRHSSFFLRAIDGLEEKLARCRRSMEEMDLKLRREKLSPEGRKSLERERNLLMTKADNYVGSQNKVVCKEELV, from the exons ATGGGCCGGAGGCGAGAGGGGCTGAGCGTGGCCCGTGAGGTGaggggggcggcagcggcgcgggGCACGGCCGGGCCGGGCTTGGCAGGGCCGAGGCGAGGCGGCTGCCACCGCCACAGCAGCTTTTTCCTGAGAGCG ATTGATGGACTGGAGGAGAAGCTGGCACGTTGCAGACGGAGCATGGAGGAGATGGATCTTAAACTCCGCAGGGAGAAGCTCAGCCCTGAAGGAAG AAAGTcactggagagagagagaaacttACTAATGACCAAAGCTGACAACTATG TAGGGTCCCAGAACAAGGTCGTTTGCAAAGAGGAACTGGTCTGA
- the CCDC167 gene encoding coiled-coil domain-containing protein 167 isoform X3 produces the protein MAELLRDSKLTGTDPKFQIDGLEEKLARCRRSMEEMDLKLRREKLSPEGRKSLERERNLLMTKADNYEKELSVLRKENRKNAALTVAVALLIALIYSCWTM, from the exons ATGGCTGAGCTGCTGAGGGATTCCAAGCTTACAGGAACAGATCCCAAATTCCAG ATTGATGGACTGGAGGAGAAGCTGGCACGTTGCAGACGGAGCATGGAGGAGATGGATCTTAAACTCCGCAGGGAGAAGCTCAGCCCTGAAGGAAG AAAGTcactggagagagagagaaacttACTAATGACCAAAGCTGACAACTATG agAAAGAACTGAGTGTGCTTCGTAAGGAAAATCGCAAGAATGCTGCCCTTACGGTGGCCGTGGCGTTGCTGATTGCTCTTATTTACTCCTGCTGGACAATGTGA
- the CCDC167 gene encoding coiled-coil domain-containing protein 167 isoform X1 — MGRRREGLSVAREVRGAAAARGTAGPGLAGPRRGGCHRHSSFFLRAIDGLEEKLARCRRSMEEMDLKLRREKLSPEGRKSLERERNLLMTKADNYEKELSVLRKENRKNAALTVAVALLIALIYSCWTM, encoded by the exons ATGGGCCGGAGGCGAGAGGGGCTGAGCGTGGCCCGTGAGGTGaggggggcggcagcggcgcgggGCACGGCCGGGCCGGGCTTGGCAGGGCCGAGGCGAGGCGGCTGCCACCGCCACAGCAGCTTTTTCCTGAGAGCG ATTGATGGACTGGAGGAGAAGCTGGCACGTTGCAGACGGAGCATGGAGGAGATGGATCTTAAACTCCGCAGGGAGAAGCTCAGCCCTGAAGGAAG AAAGTcactggagagagagagaaacttACTAATGACCAAAGCTGACAACTATG agAAAGAACTGAGTGTGCTTCGTAAGGAAAATCGCAAGAATGCTGCCCTTACGGTGGCCGTGGCGTTGCTGATTGCTCTTATTTACTCCTGCTGGACAATGTGA
- the CCDC167 gene encoding coiled-coil domain-containing protein 167 isoform X5, whose product MEGRASRSKIDGLEEKLARCRRSMEEMDLKLRREKLSPEGRKSLERERNLLMTKADNYEKELSVLRKENRKNAALTVAVALLIALIYSCWTM is encoded by the exons ATGGAAGGGAGAGCCAGCAGGAGCAAG ATTGATGGACTGGAGGAGAAGCTGGCACGTTGCAGACGGAGCATGGAGGAGATGGATCTTAAACTCCGCAGGGAGAAGCTCAGCCCTGAAGGAAG AAAGTcactggagagagagagaaacttACTAATGACCAAAGCTGACAACTATG agAAAGAACTGAGTGTGCTTCGTAAGGAAAATCGCAAGAATGCTGCCCTTACGGTGGCCGTGGCGTTGCTGATTGCTCTTATTTACTCCTGCTGGACAATGTGA
- the CCDC167 gene encoding coiled-coil domain-containing protein 167 isoform X4, producing the protein MGRRREGLSVAREIDGLEEKLARCRRSMEEMDLKLRREKLSPEGRKSLERERNLLMTKADNYEKELSVLRKENRKNAALTVAVALLIALIYSCWTM; encoded by the exons ATGGGCCGGAGGCGAGAGGGGCTGAGCGTGGCCCGTGAG ATTGATGGACTGGAGGAGAAGCTGGCACGTTGCAGACGGAGCATGGAGGAGATGGATCTTAAACTCCGCAGGGAGAAGCTCAGCCCTGAAGGAAG AAAGTcactggagagagagagaaacttACTAATGACCAAAGCTGACAACTATG agAAAGAACTGAGTGTGCTTCGTAAGGAAAATCGCAAGAATGCTGCCCTTACGGTGGCCGTGGCGTTGCTGATTGCTCTTATTTACTCCTGCTGGACAATGTGA